The following is a genomic window from Hugenholtzia roseola DSM 9546.
TAAAAATAATCTAAGGCTTTGTCTTTCACCTCCATGTCGTCCAAAATCAGAAACTCCTCCCAAAAATAATCATTGGGCAGCCCTGCCACACAAATCAGGGGCGTTTGTTTGATGGGGTGAATGAAATTGGTGCGACGCGCGTGTAAATTGATGTTTCCATCGGGATTTGCCTTTGGAAAACCGTACTTGACATCACCACGAATGGGTGAGCCGATGGCAGCAAGTTGCACGCGAATCTGGTGCGGTCTGCCCGTCAGGGGGGTGATTTCCAAGAGGTGAAAATGATTGACAGCCCCGATATAGCGATAGCGCAATTCGGCACGCTGCGCCCCTTCTTGCGGATAGTCGAAGGCAGAAACGACGTTTTTTTGCGTATCTTTGATAAGATAATGCACTAATTTATCCTCTTTTTTGGGTGGCTTGCGCTTGACCACAGCCCAATAGACCTTGTTGATTTTGCGATTTTTGAAAAGGGCGTTCATGCGCTCTAAGCCTTTTGAGGTCTTGGCTAAAACTACCAAACCGCTCACTGGACGGTCTAAACGGTGTACTAACCCACAGAAGACATTGCCTTGTTTGTCGTACTTTTCCTTTAAAAAGGCTTTGGCATATTCTACCAAACTCTCATCGCCTGTCTTATCGCCTTGGCTCAAAACGCCTGCTTCTTTATTGACAATCAATAAATGATTGTCTTCGTAAATCACCTTAAAGGGATAGTTCGTTTTCATTTTATAAATTTTGTGCCAGTTTTTATTGCAAATCTTGGGCAGTAATGACTTTTATCTCGTGATACTGATAATAAGGTTGATCTTCTTCGGTCATGGCTTCATCTACCGAAGTTTTCATAACCGAAATGGTTTCACCTTTGCGCGTCAGGTAGATGTAATCGCCTGCTCCTGCCCACCAGCCGCCTGTGGCTGCCAAAGCGTCCGCAGGAATTTTGTAGTCTTGTCCCGAAGCCACTTCGATGTCGTCTGCCATGCTCAATTTATCAATTTCGATGCGTTTGCCATTGATGAGGGCAAAAATCTTAGTTTCCCGAATCAAATTGATGTCGTCTATTTCTTCGCCTGTTTTGGGGTCTAAATAGTTGCGCTCGTATTCGAACTTGATTTCCAAAGGGTTAGGCAAAAGATTTGCGCTTTCGGCAGCCTTGTCTGGGGCGGCATTTTGTGTGCTATCTTGTGCGGTTTGTGCTTGTGTGTCTGTTTTTTTCTGACAGGCTACCAATGCTAAAATTGCCAATAAAAAGGCAAAAGAAAGGGCGTTTTTAAACATAAAATTGAAGTTGAAGATTGAAAAAACATAAAGATAAAAATTATTTTTTCTTGCTTGTAAATCCTTTTGGGATATAGAGCTTTTCATAGTCGTAAAAATTGAGATAAAGCGTGATGGGCTTTTTCAAACCCTGATAACGAATCTCGTAAATGTCGAGTAGTCCTTCTTTTCCAAAAAGCGCGTTTGGCGTGGGAAAGGGGCAGCAACTTCCCATGCGCGTGTAGGTGATGGGCTTTCCGCTGGGGCTTAGTAGGGCATTGAGGAAACGCTTTTCGTTCAAAACGCCTTCTTTGTCTTTGCCCCCAACTTTGATGGGGTTAGAGGCACTGTATCCGTAGTCGCTTTTTTTGCTTTTCTTTTTGAGCAAAAAAGTTTCCTGATTCAAAAGGACATAGCCTTCCGATTTGGGTTTGAAAAAGGCGCAGCCCTGCAAATAGCAAGTAAGCAGAAGAAGACTTAGAAAAAATAGTTTGTACTTTTTTTTCAAAACAAA
Proteins encoded in this region:
- a CDS encoding RluA family pseudouridine synthase encodes the protein MKTNYPFKVIYEDNHLLIVNKEAGVLSQGDKTGDESLVEYAKAFLKEKYDKQGNVFCGLVHRLDRPVSGLVVLAKTSKGLERMNALFKNRKINKVYWAVVKRKPPKKEDKLVHYLIKDTQKNVVSAFDYPQEGAQRAELRYRYIGAVNHFHLLEITPLTGRPHQIRVQLAAIGSPIRGDVKYGFPKANPDGNINLHARRTNFIHPIKQTPLICVAGLPNDYFWEEFLILDDMEVKDKALDYFYSV